Part of the Sebaldella sp. S0638 genome is shown below.
TTCTTCTTTTGATTTAACATTATTAGCTATTCCTAAATTGTCCATTATCTCCTTCTCTTTTCTTAATTGCTCTGCGTTTTTCTCCCAGTCGCCGCCGTTCATTTCCATTGTTTCCTGTGTTCTTGTTGTAATTCCTAAGTTTATTCTTTTTTCAGCTGCCACAACTTCTTTCAACGGATCTATTTGTCCTTGACTTGGCCCATACCACATACATTTATATAAGGCCTCACGATATAGAGGGTCTTTTTTATATCTTTCTTTATTTATGTGCGGTAATTTTCCAGAGTACACCAATAAGTCAATAAATTGTTCATATACCGGGTTACAGAACTGTTTTATTAAAAAGTATCTTCTGTATTTCACAAATTTCCATAACTCCAATAAGGCCGCTCTTGAGGCACTATATGAACTGCTAAAATGTTTCAATAATGATTCAAAAGGAATTTCTAAAGCTGCTCCGATATTTCGGCATATTGAAGTTACAAACGATTCAAATGAGGCATTTTGCCTGGCGGGATTTACAACACTTGCCCTTTCTCCTTTATCAAGTGCCATTATATTTCCTTGTCCTAATTCCAGAGTACTCTCGTCTTCCTTATCTATTTGATCTTTTTCTGATATTCCGCCTCCCTTTCCTAATGGTTCGGTTATATCCGGTGTTTCTATAAATACTGTGAAAAAACTTGCTATTACTGCTGCATGTAACTCCGCTTTTTGGTATCTATCCAACTGTTTTAAGTCTTCTATTACATGAGCAAGATAAGGGACTCCCCTTCTCTGTGCTGGTCTTTCTGCAAGCATAATGTGGAGTATATTTCTTTTTTGGCTTGTTCCGCCTCTTAATGTTATTCTCTTTGTTTGCATACTCTTTTGTTTTATGTGATATGCCACTATTTTTCCATTTT
Proteins encoded:
- a CDS encoding phage portal protein, giving the protein MGIGNVIDKAVGVINPEAGLKRTLYREKMEVFKIVNKGYDEHGASRRKKALKGMNADSGTADEDIGENHEILVKRSRSLWQGSTVATAAIKNITTNAVGTGLKAKPSIDYEYLDLKEEQKTEIEKIIEREYQYWSKNCGLFREESFEEVQNLVMLSQLMSGDVFVLLPVEKDGYLKLQVIEGDQVGAGLGSGGADIKNGVELQNGKIVAYHIKQKSMQTKRITLRGGTSQKRNILHIMLAERPAQRRGVPYLAHVIEDLKQLDRYQKAELHAAVIASFFTVFIETPDITEPLGKGGGISEKDQIDKEDESTLELGQGNIMALDKGERASVVNPARQNASFESFVTSICRNIGAALEIPFESLLKHFSSSYSASRAALLELWKFVKYRRYFLIKQFCNPVYEQFIDLLVYSGKLPHINKERYKKDPLYREALYKCMWYGPSQGQIDPLKEVVAAEKRINLGITTRTQETMEMNGGDWEKNAEQLRKEKEIMDNLGIANNVKSKEETVQSEEEGTDNRGGKREGAGRKKENEEDEKEGEEN